A window of Halobellus sp. LT62 contains these coding sequences:
- a CDS encoding TAXI family TRAP transporter solute-binding subunit codes for MSSEETRRRFLEAAGLAGVAALAGCSGNGGDGSGDGGDGGDGGEDTETDTETETETGGDDGGSETRLSWHAGGTGGTYYPLSNEFKTIVEENTDFTLNVQSTGASVENVGSLADESADFALIQNDIAYFARNGTGIETFEGNAIENLRGVATLYPETITLVTLADSGIETLEDLSGATINTGDLGSGTQVNALQILEAVGVEDFNEQNAGFSQASEQLANGDIDAAFVVGGWPVGAIEDLATTNDIRIVPIDGEARESVKDAASWFADDTIPGGTYSGVEEDIETVAVQAMIATNAGVPADTVETVTAAIFDNVDDLTIKTDFITVDSAQDGMSIELHEGAAAYFGE; via the coding sequence ATGTCATCCGAAGAAACTCGACGACGATTCCTCGAAGCGGCCGGACTCGCTGGCGTTGCCGCGCTCGCTGGTTGTAGCGGCAACGGTGGCGACGGAAGCGGTGACGGCGGTGACGGCGGTGACGGTGGCGAAGACACCGAAACTGACACCGAAACTGAAACGGAGACGGGAGGCGACGACGGCGGCTCCGAGACGCGTCTGAGCTGGCATGCGGGTGGCACGGGCGGCACGTACTACCCGCTCTCGAACGAGTTCAAGACCATCGTCGAGGAGAACACGGACTTCACCCTGAACGTCCAGTCGACGGGTGCGAGCGTCGAGAACGTCGGCAGTCTCGCCGACGAATCGGCCGACTTCGCGCTGATTCAGAACGACATCGCGTACTTCGCGCGGAACGGAACGGGCATCGAGACGTTCGAGGGCAACGCGATCGAGAACCTCCGCGGCGTCGCGACGCTGTACCCCGAGACGATCACGCTCGTCACGCTCGCAGACAGCGGCATCGAAACGCTCGAGGATCTCAGCGGCGCGACCATCAATACCGGCGACCTCGGCTCGGGGACGCAGGTCAACGCGCTGCAGATCCTCGAAGCCGTCGGAGTCGAGGACTTCAACGAGCAGAACGCGGGGTTCTCGCAGGCGTCAGAACAGCTCGCTAACGGCGATATCGACGCCGCGTTCGTCGTCGGCGGCTGGCCCGTGGGTGCCATCGAAGACCTCGCGACCACGAACGACATCCGGATCGTCCCCATCGACGGCGAGGCTCGGGAATCGGTCAAGGACGCCGCGTCCTGGTTCGCCGACGACACGATCCCGGGTGGAACCTACAGCGGCGTCGAAGAGGACATCGAGACCGTCGCCGTGCAGGCGATGATCGCCACGAACGCGGGCGTTCCCGCCGACACCGTCGAGACGGTCACCGCAGCCATCTTCGACAACGTCGATGACCTCACGATCAAGACGGACTTCATCACCGTCGACAGCGCACAGGACGGGATGTCCATCGAACTCCACGAGGGCGCTGCGGCGTACTTCGGCGAGTAA